Below is a genomic region from Candidatus Binatia bacterium.
ATCGGCGAACTCGGCCTGCGCCGCTAAACCGTCTTGCGGCGGTGGGCGCGGCGAACAGCCTGCTCGATCGCCCCGACGCCCATGCCGTAGTGCTCGATGAGCTCCGCGGGGTCGCCGGATTGCCCGAAACGGTCGTTCACGCCAACGAACTCGATCGGCGTCGGGTGGTGCTGCGCTAGGATCTCCGCGACGCGTGACCCCATCCCGGCGTGCATCTGATGCTCCTCGACCGTCACGATCGCGCCGCACGCGCGCGCAGCGTCCAAGATGGCGGGCTCGTCCATGGGCTTGACCGTGTGATTGTTAACGACACGGCATTCGATGCCGTCTTCACGCGCGAGCTTGTCGGCGGCGATGAGCGCGTTGTAGACGAGGATGCCGCAGGCTACGATGGCGACGTCGCGTCCCTCGCGGAACGTCTGCGCCTTGCCGATCTCGAATGGCGTCTGCTCCGTCGTGATCACCGGCGACTTCTCGCGTCCGAAGCGCAGGTACGTCGGCCCCCACGCCTCCGAGAGCGCGAGCGCCGCCTTCTTCGTTTGCACCGAGTCGCACGGCACGACCACGAGCATGTGCGGGATGACGCGCATGATCGCGATGTCTTCGATCGCCTGATGCGTCGCGCCGTCGGGACCGACGGAGACGCCGGCGTGCGCGCCGGCGATCTTTACGTTGGTCTCGTTGAGCGCCATGATCGTGCGCACTTGCTCCCACGAGCGGCCGGGGTTGAACATGGCGTAGCTGGCGATCCACGGAATCTTGCCGACCGCGGCCAGCCCGCCGGCCATCGCGACGAGCATCTGCTCCGAGACGCCGATCTCGATGTATTGCTCCGGATGTGCCTTGCGGAAGCCTTCGAAGCGCGTCGATTCCGAAAGGTCGGCACAGATGCCCAGAACGTTGCGGTTGCGCGAGCCTGCCTCGATGAGGCCCTCGCCGAACCCGTTGCGCGTCGGCACTTGCTTGATGTCGCCGGCGCGATAGTCGACGAGGTGCATCGAAAAGGCCGCGGCGTCTAAGGTGCGCATGCCAGAATGCTTTCCCGCTCGGCGGCGAGCTCGCGCAGCGCTTCGTCGGCTTGTTGCGCGTTCGGCGGCTTCCCGTGCCACGTGTAGTCGCCTTCCATGAAGGATACGCCCTTACCGGGGACGGTGCGCGCGACGATCACCTGCGGCCGGCCCACGCATTGCGTCGCGCGCCGCGCGGTCTCGATGAACGCTGCAATGTCGTTGCCGTCGCACTCGAGCACTTCCCAGTTGAAGGCGCGATATTTGTCGATCAGCGGTTCCAGCGGCATGACATCTTCCGTGCTGCCGTCGATCTGAATGAAATTGCGATCGACGATCGCCGTGAGATTGTCGAGCTTGAACTTTGCTCCGGTCAACACGGCTTCCCAATGCAGCCCGCATTGATGTTCGGCGTCGGAGGTGACCACCCACACGCGGAAGCCCTTGCCGTCCATCCTGGCGCCCAGCGCCATGCCGACGCCCTGCGCGAGGCCTTCGCCCAGCGGGCCGGACGTCGTCTCGACCGCGGGAAGACTGACGCGCTCGGGGTGCCCTTGAAGCCGGGAGCCAAACTTGCGCAGCGTGAGCAGTTCGTCGACTGGGAAGTATCCGAAGTTAGCCATCGCCGAGTAGCGAACGGGCGCGATGTGACCGCACGACAGCAACAGCCGATCGCGGTCGGGCCAGTCGGGGCGGGCCGGATCGTGGCGCATCAAGTAGCCGTAAAGCGCCGTGAACACGTCCGACATGTCCAACGGTCCGGCGGAGTGACCCGAGCCGGCGGCCAGCAGCGAACGAATGATGCCCTGCCGCACGTCGTTCGCCTTTAGTCGCAGCTCCTTAAGGGTCTCCGGGGTGAGCGTTTGCATGGAAGCCGATATTACCGCCGGATTGCTCGGGAACCTCGGAGCCTGCGGAGCCATGCGACGTTTGTAGCCGCGCGGGCGCGGGCAGCAGGTCGCGCCGCAAATTCTCCCGAAGCTCGAGCGCCTCAAATAAGAATAATAGAATTAAAAAATTAGGAGTTAATGTGCCCGAATCCGTAAGTTTAACGGTCGGCGGGCGCACGATGGTCATCGAAACCGGCGAACTCGCGAAGCAAGCAAACGGCTCCGCTGTGGTTCGTTATGGCGATCAAAACGTCGTGCTGTGCGCCGTCACCGCATCCGAAAAGCCTCGCGAAGGCATCGACTTTTTCCCGCTGACCTGCGATTTCGAAGAGAAGATGTACGCCGCAGGCAAGATCCCCGGCGGTTACATCAAGCGCGAAGGCC
It encodes:
- a CDS encoding transketolase produces the protein MQTLTPETLKELRLKANDVRQGIIRSLLAAGSGHSAGPLDMSDVFTALYGYLMRHDPARPDWPDRDRLLLSCGHIAPVRYSAMANFGYFPVDELLTLRKFGSRLQGHPERVSLPAVETTSGPLGEGLAQGVGMALGARMDGKGFRVWVVTSDAEHQCGLHWEAVLTGAKFKLDNLTAIVDRNFIQIDGSTEDVMPLEPLIDKYRAFNWEVLECDGNDIAAFIETARRATQCVGRPQVIVARTVPGKGVSFMEGDYTWHGKPPNAQQADEALRELAAERESILACAP
- a CDS encoding transketolase C-terminal domain-containing protein, which produces MRTLDAAAFSMHLVDYRAGDIKQVPTRNGFGEGLIEAGSRNRNVLGICADLSESTRFEGFRKAHPEQYIEIGVSEQMLVAMAGGLAAVGKIPWIASYAMFNPGRSWEQVRTIMALNETNVKIAGAHAGVSVGPDGATHQAIEDIAIMRVIPHMLVVVPCDSVQTKKAALALSEAWGPTYLRFGREKSPVITTEQTPFEIGKAQTFREGRDVAIVACGILVYNALIAADKLAREDGIECRVVNNHTVKPMDEPAILDAARACGAIVTVEEHQMHAGMGSRVAEILAQHHPTPIEFVGVNDRFGQSGDPAELIEHYGMGVGAIEQAVRRAHRRKTV